CCACGGCACTGGATCATCTGGAGCGTCACTTTTTCGGAAAGATAGTCCCCTGGGGAGAAGACGCGCCGATCCGGCTGCTGGAGGCGGACAACGTCTTCTCCGAGGTGGAGCAGACCGCCGCCCAGATCCGCCGCCTGGTGGCCGGAGGCCTCTTCCGGTTCCGGGACATCACCGTAGCGGCCCGGAACATGGATGAGTATGAGGCGGTGATCGAAAACGTCTTTGAGCGCTATGAGATTCCCACTTTTCAAAACCGCCGCAGCGACATATTGCAAAAGCCGGTGCTGACGCTGGTGGTGGGCGTCCTGGACGCACTGTCCGGAAACTTTGCCTATGAGGACATGTTCCGCTTCCTGAAAACCGGCATGGCTGGCATCTCTCTTGCAGAGTGCGACCTGCTGGAAAATTACGTCATCAAATGGGACATCTGCGGTACCATGTGGCTCCGGGAGGAGGATTGGTCGGCCAATCCGGAGGGCTATGGCGGCCGCTGGGACGAGCCCCAGCAATCACGGCTCCGGGAGATCAACCGTATCCGCGCTTTGGTGCGTGCGCCGCTCTTTGACCTCTATCAGGCGATGAATCATTCGGAACATGCGGATAGTAAAGTGAAAGCACTTTATAGTTATCTGGAGCGGATTGGCCTCCGGAACGCCATTGAGCAGCGCATCGCCCAATTGCAGGAGAGCGGGCAGCTACAGCTGGCGGAGGAGTACAGCCAGCTGTGGGAAATCCTGATGGCGGTGCTGGATCAGTTTGTGGAGATATTGGGCGCTGAGACCATGGATACGGAGGAGTTTTCCAAGCTGATGCGGCTGGTGCTGACCCAGTACAGCGTGGGGACCATTCCGGTTTCCCTGGATCAGGTGACGGTCAGCGAAATCTCGCGGAACGACCGCCACGCCGTAGGCGTGCTCTTTTTGCTTGGAGCCAACGACCACGTGCTGCCCGCGGTGGACAGCGGCGGGGGCCTTCTCAATGAGGAGGACCGGGAGGAGCTGGCTATCCGTGGCATCCGGCTTGCGCCCTCTGGCATGGAGCAGTTCTCCGTTGAGCTGCAAAACCTCTACGCCGCCCTGGCCCAGCCCACGGAGCGTCTCTTTGTCAGCTACCCCATCGCCGACGTTTCCGGCGCCCAGCTGAGGCCCTCCTTTGTGATCGGCCGGATTCGGACGCTGTTTCCCGCTGTCATGACAGAAAAAGAGGGGGCTGAAAAGGATTACCGCTTAACAGCTCCCATTCCGGCCATGGAGGCGGCTGGTCAGAACCGGGGCAGCGCCCTTTGGCGCTACTTTGACGGCCGGCCGCAGCTGCGCGCCATGGAGCAGGCCTCCGGCTACCGCAGGGGACGCCTTTCCGCCCAGGTGGTTCAAACGCTCTACGGCGCCCGGATGAACATGTCCGCCTCCCGAATGGACAAGCTCCGTTCCTGCCACTTTGCCTACTTCATGCAATATGGGCTGAAGGCGAAGGAGCGCTCCGCCGCGGAGTTTGACGCGCCGGAGATCGGGACCTTCCTCCACGATGTTCTTGAGCATGTCACGCGGGAGGCCGCCGGGAAAGGCGGCTTTGGAAAAGTCTCCAACCAGCACCTCCGGGCCATGATCTCCCGCTGCATCGATGAATACGCCGCCCGGGAGTACGCCAACTTTCAGGACCGCAGCGCCCGGTTCCGCTATCTCTTCCGCCGCCTGAAGCGAACGGTGATCTCAGTGGTGGAAAACGTGGCGGAGGAGTTGCGCCAGTCGGATTTTGTGCCTCTGGCATTTGAACTGGATTTTTCGTCCCATGGGGACCTGCCGGTCATCGCCATCTCAGAGGCGGACACGGAGCTGTGCCTTTCGGGAAAGGTGGACCGGGTGGACGGCTGGCTCCATGACGGCAGGCTCTATCTGCGGGTGGTGGACTATAAAACCGGAAAAAAGAGCTTTGATCTCTCGGAGATCCGCCACGGCATCGGCATCCAGATGCTGCTCTACCTCTTTACGCTGCAAAAGGAAGGGGCAACCTATTTCGGGCGGCCCATTGAACCGGCCGGCGTGCTGTACCTGCCCGCCAGGGACGTGCTTTTGAACCGGGACCGGGATATTTCCAAGGAAAAGTTGGCGGAGGACATCCGCCGGGAGCTTAGGCGGCAGGGGATGATCTTAAACGCGCCGGAGGTGCTCACCGCCATGGAGCACGACGCGCTGACGTCGCCCCACTACCTGCCCATTGCCGTGGGCCGGGACGGAGGTGTGAAGGAGGCGATTCCCGGAGCGTTGGCCTCGGCGGAGGAGATCGGAAAGCTTGGAACCTACGTGGAAAAGCTGCTGCATCAGATTGCCCGGGAGCTGCGGGACGGGATGATCGACGCGGACCCCTGCTGTCACAGTGAAGAGGATGCCTACTGCCAGTTCTGCGAGTATGCCTCGGCCTGCCACTTTGAGGACGGTCGGGGAAGCGATCATTTGACCTATCTCCGTCCGGTGGACCCCACGGAGTTCTGGAGACAGGTGGGAGGAGGTGACACCAATGGCTGATATCCGGCTGACCGCGGATCAGGCGGCGGCGGTGGAAAACCGGGGCGGTGCGCTGCTGGTGTCCGCCGCCGCCGGGTCCGGCAAGACCAAGGTGCTGGTGGAACGGCTCTTCCGCTATGTTACGGACGAGCACTGCAATGTGGATGATTTCCTGATAATCACCTACACCCGGGCCGCGGCGGCGGAGCTGCGGGGAAAAATCGCGGAGGAGCTGAACCGCCGCCTGGCGGAGTACCCGGAGCAGACCCATCTCCAGCGGCAGATGCTGCGGGTCTACCAGGCGGACATCAAGACGGTGGACGCCTTCTGCACGGCGCTGCTGCGGGAAAACGTCCATCTTCTTGCCGAGGAGGGGCAAAAGCGCTGTTTGACGCCGGATTTTCGGGTGTTGGATGAAAATGAGGCGGCCCTGATTCGCCAGCGGGTGCTGAGCCAGGTGCTGGAGCAGTTCTACAGCGGTCTGGACGAAGCCGGAGAACTGCTGGCAGACACCCTGGGCGCCGGGCGGGACGACCACAGCCTGGAGGAGCTGGTGGCCACGCTGTACGCCAAGCTCCAGAGCCACGCCTATCCGGAAGCCTGGCTTCAGGAGCAGGAATCCTTTTGGAAAAATCCGGGCGAGGACATCGGCGCCACACCATACGCCGGAGAGCTTCTCTCCGGCGTGGCCGGAAAGGCCGCCTACTGGCAGCAGATGCTGACAGACATGGCGGAGAGGATGGGCGAGGCTCCGGCGGTGGAGAAGGGCTATGGTCCCGGCTTCTCCGTGACCGCCGCCGCCCTGGGGAACCTTGCCCGGGCGGCGGAGCGCTCATGGGCGGAGGCTGCGGCCGCACCCCTGGAGTTTCCGCGGCTTGGCAGTGTGAAGGCCGCCGAGGGCGGCGCTTTAAAGGATCAGGCGAAAATCCTCTGGGATACCTGTAAAAAGGAGATGACCAAAGCGGTCAAGGTGCTCCGCATCAGCGACAGGGAGGCCATGGAGGACCTGCGGGCCGTGTCGCCGGCCATGTCGGCGCTTCTCCGGCTGACATCGGCCTTTTCCAAGGCCTATCAGCAGGAGAAGCTGCGCATCAATGCCACGGACTTTTCAGACCAGGAACACCTGGCCCTAAAACTTTTGGTGAAGCCGGAAGGCGGCCCCACGGAGTTGGGGGAGCAGGTGGCGGCCCGCTACCGGGAGATCATGGTGGATGAGTACCAGGATACAAACGAGGTGCAGAACTGCATCTTTGCCGCCGTATCGAAGTCGGGGAAAAACCTCTTTACCGTGGGCGACGTGAAGCAGAGCATTTACCGCTTCCGGCTGGCGGACCCCACGATCTTCCTGCGAAACTATCAGTCCTACCTTCCGGCGGATCAGGCGGAGGAGGGGCAGGAGCGTAAAATCCTCCTGTCCCGGAACTTCCGCTCCCGAGGTGAGGTGTTAGACGGCTCCAACTTCATTTTTGAGAATATCATGTCCCCGCGGATGGGGGAGATGGCCTACGGGGCGGAGGAGTCGCTCTATTTCGGCGCAGAGTACTATCTGCCAAGGACGGACTGCGCCGTGGAGTTCCATCTGGTGGATGTGGCCATGAACCGGGGAGCCGAGCGGCCTTTCAAACGGGTGACGGCGGAGGCCCGGGTGATTGCCCGGCGGATTCACCGACTTTTGGAGGAGCGCTTCCCGGTTCAGGATGGAGAGGCCCTGCGCCCCTGCCGCATGGAGGATATCGTGGTGCTGATGCGCTCGCCGGCCGGCCGGGCCTTTGAGCTTGGCCGCGCCCTGGAAGAGCTTGGAATTCCATGCAGCGCTGACACGACAGGCGACTTTTTTGCCACCATGGAGGTGGCCGTGATCTACAATCTCCTTCAGATCGTGGACAATCCCCGCCAGGATGTACCGCTTATCTCCGTGCTGCGCTCACCGCTTGTCGGCTTTACGCCGGACCGGCTGGCCCAGGTCCGCGCCGGCACACCCCAGGGGGATTTTTACGACGCCCTCCGCGCTGACGGGGGAGAGGACTGCGCTGCCTTCCTGAGGGAGCTTGATCAGCTGCGCCGCGCGGCTCAGGACATGAGCATCCACCGGCTCCTCTGGCACATCTACAATCAGTACAACGCCCTGGGTATTTTCGGCGCCATGGAGGGCGGGGAGGAGCGGAAGGAGAACCTGATCGTCCTCTTTGAACATGCCCGCCGCTTTGAGTCCTCCGGCTATCGGGGCGTATTTGCCTTTGTGACCCAGCTGCGCCGGCTTCTGGAGGCTGGAAAGGAACCGGAGACCCACGGGAAAACCGGCTCCGGCGGCATCCAGCTGATGAGCATTCACAAGTCCAAGGGCCTGGAGTTTCCCATCGTCCTGCTGGCGGACCTCTCCCGCCCCTTCAGCAGGATGGATTACCAGACGCCCGTGCTGGTCCATCCCCGGCTTGGTCTTGGCCCGGTCCGGGTGGATCTGGAGCGGAGGATCAAATATCCAACCATTGCCCGTCAGGCGCTGGAATCGGTGCTGCGGAGGGAGAGCAAGTCGGAGGAGATGCGGATTCTCTACGTGGCCATGACCCGGGCCAGGGAGAAGCTGATCCTGGTGTACAGCCGCTACGGCGCGGAAAAACACGTATCCTCCCTTGCGCCTCTCTGCTCCTGTCCGGCAAGACCCGAGGCGGTGGAATCCTGCGAGTGCATGGGGGACTGGCTGCTGCTGCCGCTGCTGTGCCGCCCGGAGGCCCAGGCGCTGCGCTGCGGCGCCGAAATACCCCTGTTTGCGGGAGGCGGCGCTCCCTGGGAGGTCTTCCTTGAACGGGGAGAGGAGTACCGGGAAGGCTCTGAGCCGGCCCCGCCGATCTCCCGGGAGGAGAGAAGGGAGCCGGATTTTGACCCGGCGCTTTTGGAATTTGAGTACCCCTATCTCAGGGAGGTGACGCTGCCGGCCAAGCTCACCGCCACCCAGCTCAAGGGGAGGGAGGCGGACAGCGAGATATCCGAGCACGCGGCCATCCCGCCCCGCATCCGTCCCCTGACGCGGCCCAAATTTATGGCCGGGGAGATGACCGCCGCCCAGCGGGGAACCGCAACCCACCTGGTGCTGCAATATCTGAACTTTCAGGATAGAGACGTGGCGGGTCAGGTGGAGCGCCTGGTCCGGCGCCGCCTGCTCACCGGCGAACAGGCGGCGGAGATGGACGCGGAGGACCTGAAGCGGTTTTTGGACACGCCTCTTGCCCAGCGGATCCGCTCTTCCCCACGGGTGCTGCGGGAGTACCGCTTTACCCTCCTGGTGGATGCCCGCCGGTACGAGCCGAAAGCCCGTTCCGACGACCGGATTCTGCTTCAGGGCGTGGTGGACTGCTGCTTTGAGGAGCAGGGGAAGCTGTATGTGGTGGATTTCAAAACGGACCACGTCTTTGGCGAAAGGCTTGCGGAGCGGTCGGAGCAGTACCGGCCCCAACTGGAGGCCTACAGCGAGGCGCTGGAGCGGGTTTTGGAGCAGCCGGTGGGCGGAAAACTCCTCTATTTTCTTCCGGCCGGAAGGGAAGTGGAGCTGTAGCGCCGGAACGATCGGGCATACTCCTGCGGCCGTTCCTTGGTCCGGTATTTTCGGCCGGATACCTCTGCGGGGTTAGATTGTGCGTAAAAAAAGTTATATACTATAGATTAATAGGATATCGGACTCCTTTCCAATATGACGGGAAGGAGTCCTCTTTTTATCTCCAAAAATACAGGGAAATTTCGTTGTTTTTGGTTGGGCATAAATGATAAATTAGGCTTTGATATTTAAGATGATCGTTGAATTCAAAAGGACAACTGTAGATAATTTTGTTCTCTTACTTTTAATATTTTGATTGTTGTGATATTATTGGTCTATAGGAGGAGATTTTATGAAGAAGTTTCACTTGCTTTTGTCATTGTGTCTTATACTTTCTGCTTGTGATGGTAATACAGATACTCCAACTAATGCAGAAAAACCCAATGTATCTAATGATGTGATTATTGAGGAAACTCCAAATGTTGATGATAATCAGCAAGGGGAAGTAGTTTCTGACACTGGACCTCTTTATTTTGAATCAGATGAAGTTGTAGATAAGTTCTTTACTGACTACAATGCTATTGCAGAAGTGGTAATTCCTGTAGAAGAAATTGAGAAGGGTAATATCAGAACAAAAGCATTGGTTTACATTGATGATTTGAGTTTGGAAATTATCAATGCTAATGATCTTCTTTCTGTTTCTATGAGTTCTTCTATTGAGAATGAAGATACAAAGCTGTATGCCATTTTCAGAGATACTATTAAGGCTATGAATGCAAATACAGCAGACGAGGATATACAGTCTGCATGGAATGCAATTCATGAGTCAGGTTATCTTGTAGAGGATTATGATTTCAATAGTATAAGCATTACCTATGTACCTTCTAAAGAATTGTCTTGGGGTACTTCTGATTTGAGAGTGGATTTGGAATTCCCTTTGAAGTAAAAAATACACATAAATAAGTAAATTTACGACAGAAAAGGCCCCTTTCTTTTAGAAATAAAAGAAAGGGGCCTTTTCTATGATGAAAAAAGATTTAGGTCAGTATTTCACAACCTCCAATACCATTCTTAAAATCCTTACAACGATATTTTTGGGTAAAACGGAGGCTGAAGTAGTGTTTTGATTGGTGCTGTTGGGGTTAGCAAAGGATATCCACACTGCTATAGTATATAAAAAAATGAAAAAAGCTTGCAATTCAAATTGTTCGGTGTTATACTGAGAAACGCCTTTATGGAAAGATACTGACTATGAAAGAGGTGAACGAGAGCAATGAAGGAAGGAATCCATCCCAATTATCAGCAGACTACGATTACATGCGCCTGCGGTAATGTGATTGAGACAGGTTCTACTAAGAAGGATATCAAGGTAGAAGTCTGCTCTAAGTGTCACCCCTTCTTTACTGGTAAGCAGAAGCTGGTGGACACCGGCGGACGCGTCGCCAAGTTCAACAAGAAGTTCGGCCTGGACAAGTGATCACAAAACCCGTATCCGCTATGGATACGGGTTTTACTTTTTCTGCTTTTGCGCATATAATAGTTGCTGTGGTCCGCTCAAACGGCGGAATCTTTCTCAAAAGGGAGTGGAAGTATGTCGTTGCACAAAGTAGAGCTGAATGAGGTTTCCCCAAAGGTATTGGAGGTATTCGGCACGCAGAACGCGCTGCTGAGCGCCGGCGGAAAGGACGGGTGCAACACCATGACCATCGGCTGGTGCGGACTGGGGCGGCTTTGGAACCTGCCCGCCTGCACGGTCTATGTCCGTCCGGAGCGTTATACGTATGAATTTATGGAGCGGCGGGAGTATTTCACCGTCTCCATATTCGATATGAGCCATAAAAAAATGATGGGCTACTGCGGTTCAAAAAGCGGCCGGGATACGGACAAGATAAAAGAGTGCGGTCTGAGCCTGCGCTATGGAGCGGGTGACGCGCCGTTTTTTGACGAGGCGGAGCTGGTGCTGGTGTGCAGGAAGCTGTATGCCCAGGACCTGGATCCCTCCTGCGTCCTTGATGAGCGGATTAATGGATTTTACCAGGGCGAGGGATGGCACCGCCTCTATGTGGGCCAGGTGGTGGAGGCGTACCGGCGCTGAGCGCTCCAGACTTTGAAATCAAAGGAGTATGCATGGAACAAACACAAGATAAACGGGATTTGGTGGTGCTGGTGGGGTTGAACTCACCGGTCCTTGGGCGGGAGGAGACCGCCGACGATTCCAGTATGGAGGAGCTGTCCGCCCTGGTGGAGACCGCCGGCGGCGAGGTGACAGCCATCCTCCTCCAAAACCGGGACAAGCCTGATCCCCGCACCTTCATCGGTGAGGGGAAGGTGGCGGAGGTCCAGCTCTATGTGGAGAACACCAACGCCACCATGGTGATTTTTGACAACGACCTGTCCCCCTCTCAAATGCGGGTGCTCACAGGGCTTCTTGGCGTTCAGGTGCTGGACCGCTGCGGCTTGATTCTGGATATTTTTGCCCAGCGAGCCAAGACAAAGGAGGGCCGTCTTCAGGTGGAGCTGGCCCAGTATCAGTACCTGCTGCCCCGGCTGGTGGGCATGTGGACACACCTGGAGCGCCAGGCCGGCACCAGCGGCAAAGGGCCCATCGGCTCCCGCGGCCCGGGTGAAACCCAGCTGGAGACCGACCGCCGGCACATCCACCGCAAGATCGCCAAGCTGAGGGAGGACCTGGAGGAAGTGCGCCGCGTCCGGGGGACCCAGCGGGACCGGAGGAGGAAAAACGAGATTCCCGTGGTGGCCATCGTGGGCTATACCAACGCCGGAAAGTCCACGCTGCTCAACCAGCTGACCGGCGCCGCCATTCCGGCCAACAACCGGCTCTTTGACACGCTGGACACCACCAGCCGCCTGCTGAGCGTCAGCGATACGCTGGACGTGGTGGTCTCCGACACCGTGGGGTTCATCCGCAAGCTGCCCCACCAGTTGGTGGAGGCCTTTAAGGCCACGCTGGAGGAGCTGGAGTATGCGGATTTGCTGCTCCATGTCATCGACGTGTCCAGCCCTGAGTGGCAGCAGCAGACCCAGGTGGTGGAGGCCCTCATCCACGAATTGGGGGCGGACCAGCTGCCAAGAATCAATGTGTTCAACAAATCCGACCTGGTGGGAGGAGATATTCTGCCCCACGGTGAGGACATCGTCTCCGTCTCCGCCAAAACAGGGCAGGGGATCGACGATCTGCTGGCCATGATCGGCAAGCGCCTGGACAAGGGCAGCCGGCGGGTGACGCTGCACCTGCCCTATGACAAGGGCGGGCTCCTGGACGCGCTGTACCGGGAGGCAAAAGTGGAACAGGTGGACTACAGCGACACCATCGATGTGACGGCGGTCTGCACGCCGAAAACGCTGGGGCAGGTGAATCAATGGATCGAATCGAAACCGCAAGAGTGATCCTGCGTCCCTTCCGGGACGCAGACGCCGCGGATGTATATGATTATGCAAAGGACCCCCGTGTGGGACCGGCGGCCGGCTGGCCGCCCCACAGGGATGAGGCGGAGAGCCTGGAGATTATCCGCACGGTGTTTGCCGCGCCCGGGGTGGCCGCCGTGGAACTGAAGGAGACGGGGCGGCTCATCGGCTCCGTCGGCTTCACGGACACCCATTACGGCGTATTGACAGAGCCGGACGACGAGATCGGTTATGCCCTGCACCCGGAGTATTGGGGACGAGGGCTGATCCCGGAGGCGGTCCGGGCTGTGATGGAGTATGGCTTTACAGAAATGGGACTTCAGACCATCTGGTGCTGTCACTACCAGGGGAATCTCAAGTCCCGGCGGGTGATCGAAAAGTGCGGCTTTCGCTACCGCTACTGCGCCCAGGCCGATGTGAAGCTGCTGCATGAGAAGCGGCTGTGCCTGCACTATGCGCTGACAAAGGAGGAGTGGGAACGTGGAATCTTATCTGGTGCCCTTTGAGACGGCGGAGAGTGAATTCGTGGAAAAGCGTTCCCGCTTTATCGGCAGGGTCTGGAGGGTGGAATCCGAGGAAGAGGCCCGCGCCAGGATTGAAGAGACGAAAAAGCGCCATTACGACGCCCGCCACAACTGCTGGTGCTACCTGCTGCGGGATCAAAACGTGCTGCGCTACAGCGACGACGGAGAGCCTCAGGGCACGGCCGGGCAGCCCATGCTGAACGTGTTTCAGCGTGAGGGGGTCTGCAATGCGTGCTGCGTGGTGACCCGCTATTTCGGAGGCGTGCTGCTTGGCGCCGGAGGGCTGACCCGGGCCTATGCCAAAGGGGCGAAGGACGCGCTGAATGCGGCCGGAGTCTGCCGGATGAGCCGTTGGACCCAGTGGGAGATTCCCTGCACCTATCCGCTATTTGAACAGGTGAAGATAGAGGTGGAGGGAGCGTGCGGCCATCTTGTGGATGCGGAATACGGAGCGGAAATCCTGATCCGCGGCGCATTTCCAGATGGCATGGCCGAGCATTTCCAGAACCGGCTGACCGAGCTCTCCGCCGGACAGCTCACCATGCGATCGCTGGGGCAGGTCTTCCAGCCAGGCCCCCGGGAAGAGGCAAAGTGATACATCGATCCGGCAGCCTGCGCTGCCGGATTTTTTCTGCCGTTCGATTGGACAGGATGCCGACGTGTGAAAATTTTATTGACAAATGAAGCATGACGTGATAGCTTAGTTAAGCTTACTTAATTAAATTTGCTAAAGTATTGATGAAGCGGGAGTGGGGAATATGACCAATTTAGCCAGGAGCGTGGATGAGTTCTACTATCATATGGCTCTTTATGAGCTGCGGATGATGAACGGAGCGGACTTTTTTAACGGTCTTTCCTACAACAGCCTCCTGTATCTCAACGTGATCTGGATGACAGAGGAATGCACGGTGAGCAAGATTGCGGATACGCTGGGGGTGACAAAACCGGCCGTCACGTTGAAGATCAATGAGCTGGTGCGGACAGAGGCCATTGCAAAAACCCGGAGCGAAAGGGACCGCAGGGTATATTACATCAGGCTGAGCCCACGGATGGAGGCGCTTTTTTCCAACTATGACAGGGTGTTCGACCGGATTGAGTTGGCATTGAAAAGTCAGTACGCGGAAGAACAGCTGACGCTGTTTGAGGAGATTCTGCGTACCATTTCGGGGATTGAATGGAGCAAAGATTCACATGAACAATGAGCTGGGGCGGGAGATTACGATCCCCTCCATTTTAAAATTCACCCTTCCCTCCATCCTGACCATGGTGGTGATGTCTCTCTATACGGTGGTGGACGGCACCTTTGTCTCCCGCCTGGTGGGAACCAACGCCTTCTCAGCGGTGAACATCGTCTATCCGCTTTTGAGCGTCACCATCGGCCTGGGCACCATGTTCGGAACCGGGCTGACGGCTGTCGTTTCGAGGAAGTTGGGGGAGGGGAAAGAGGAGGAGGCGCGGCAGGATCTGACCTTTGTCCTTCTGGTCACGATCCTTCTTGGCGTGGCGGTGACACTGCTGTGCTTTTTCTTTTTGGAGGAGATCATCCGGGCGCTGGGCGCCAATGACGAGATTTTCCAGGACTGCCGGGACTACGCCTTTCCGCTGGTCTTTTTCTTTGGGGCCAATATTCTGCAGCTCCAGTTTCAAACCCTCTATGTGGCCTGCGGCAAGCCCTGCATCGGCCTTGCGACCACTGTGTTAGGCGGGCTTGCCAATGTGGCGCTGGACTATCTCTTCATCGCCAGATTCCATATGGGGGTCGCCGGAGCCGCCATTGCAACAGGCATCGGCTACTCCCTTCCCACCGTGTACGGCTTGGTGTACTTTGCCTGCAACCGGAAGGGCACGCTCTATTTTGCCAAACCCAAGGCGGATTTCCGCCTTCTGATCCATACCATGGTCAACGGCTCCTCGGAGATGGTCAACAATCTTTCCACCAGCGTCACCACATTTTTGTTCAACGTGATTATGATGCGGATGATGGGGCAGGACGGCGTGGCGGCGGTCTCCATTTTGCTGTATCTGGACTTTGTGCTCATTGCCATTGCCCTGGGGTATTCCCTTGGCGTGGCGCCGCTGTTCTCCTATAATTACGGCAGCGGCGAGGAAGAGAAGCTGAAGCGCCTCTTCCGGATGAGCACGTATTTTTCTTTTGCGGTTGGGGCGGTGATGACCTCCGGCACAATCCTGTTTGCAAAACATTTGGCGGGGATTTTTACCCATCAGGGGACGCCGGTTTATGAGCTGGCGGTATCTGGCCTGGGGATTTACGCGCTGAGCTATCTGTTCAAAGGCTATAACGTCTTTTCGTCCGCCCTGTTCACCGCCTTTGGCGACGGGAGAACCTCGGCAATATTGTCCTTTTTGCGTACGTTTGTATTTTTAAGCGCATCGCTTTTGGGG
This window of the Dysosmobacter acutus genome carries:
- a CDS encoding flavin reductase family protein; amino-acid sequence: MSLHKVELNEVSPKVLEVFGTQNALLSAGGKDGCNTMTIGWCGLGRLWNLPACTVYVRPERYTYEFMERREYFTVSIFDMSHKKMMGYCGSKSGRDTDKIKECGLSLRYGAGDAPFFDEAELVLVCRKLYAQDLDPSCVLDERINGFYQGEGWHRLYVGQVVEAYRR
- the hflX gene encoding GTPase HflX, encoding MEQTQDKRDLVVLVGLNSPVLGREETADDSSMEELSALVETAGGEVTAILLQNRDKPDPRTFIGEGKVAEVQLYVENTNATMVIFDNDLSPSQMRVLTGLLGVQVLDRCGLILDIFAQRAKTKEGRLQVELAQYQYLLPRLVGMWTHLERQAGTSGKGPIGSRGPGETQLETDRRHIHRKIAKLREDLEEVRRVRGTQRDRRRKNEIPVVAIVGYTNAGKSTLLNQLTGAAIPANNRLFDTLDTTSRLLSVSDTLDVVVSDTVGFIRKLPHQLVEAFKATLEELEYADLLLHVIDVSSPEWQQQTQVVEALIHELGADQLPRINVFNKSDLVGGDILPHGEDIVSVSAKTGQGIDDLLAMIGKRLDKGSRRVTLHLPYDKGGLLDALYREAKVEQVDYSDTIDVTAVCTPKTLGQVNQWIESKPQE
- the rpmE gene encoding 50S ribosomal protein L31 — its product is MKEGIHPNYQQTTITCACGNVIETGSTKKDIKVEVCSKCHPFFTGKQKLVDTGGRVAKFNKKFGLDK
- a CDS encoding GNAT family N-acetyltransferase, with product MDRIETARVILRPFRDADAADVYDYAKDPRVGPAAGWPPHRDEAESLEIIRTVFAAPGVAAVELKETGRLIGSVGFTDTHYGVLTEPDDEIGYALHPEYWGRGLIPEAVRAVMEYGFTEMGLQTIWCCHYQGNLKSRRVIEKCGFRYRYCAQADVKLLHEKRLCLHYALTKEEWERGILSGAL
- a CDS encoding YigZ family protein, coding for MESYLVPFETAESEFVEKRSRFIGRVWRVESEEEARARIEETKKRHYDARHNCWCYLLRDQNVLRYSDDGEPQGTAGQPMLNVFQREGVCNACCVVTRYFGGVLLGAGGLTRAYAKGAKDALNAAGVCRMSRWTQWEIPCTYPLFEQVKIEVEGACGHLVDAEYGAEILIRGAFPDGMAEHFQNRLTELSAGQLTMRSLGQVFQPGPREEAK
- a CDS encoding PD-(D/E)XK nuclease family protein, whose protein sequence is MLRIWIGRARSGKSERVLQEITALGDESRQILLVPEHASHQAEMDLCRCCGDTASRHAEVLSFRLLASRVLSLTGGLADVVLDQGGKLLTMEKALTETAPVLRIYRRPSQRLAFLESLQALADEFYSYAVTPSQLAEQAGEIPGAPGEKLRDLSLIYAAYDAKLHRPGLDARDRMTRMNDALAESGYLAGKDIFIDGFTYFNGQEERALGVMLRQARTVTVTLLGDREDPSGIFTESLRTRDSLIRMAKDAGVETELLWLDGREATALDHLERHFFGKIVPWGEDAPIRLLEADNVFSEVEQTAAQIRRLVAGGLFRFRDITVAARNMDEYEAVIENVFERYEIPTFQNRRSDILQKPVLTLVVGVLDALSGNFAYEDMFRFLKTGMAGISLAECDLLENYVIKWDICGTMWLREEDWSANPEGYGGRWDEPQQSRLREINRIRALVRAPLFDLYQAMNHSEHADSKVKALYSYLERIGLRNAIEQRIAQLQESGQLQLAEEYSQLWEILMAVLDQFVEILGAETMDTEEFSKLMRLVLTQYSVGTIPVSLDQVTVSEISRNDRHAVGVLFLLGANDHVLPAVDSGGGLLNEEDREELAIRGIRLAPSGMEQFSVELQNLYAALAQPTERLFVSYPIADVSGAQLRPSFVIGRIRTLFPAVMTEKEGAEKDYRLTAPIPAMEAAGQNRGSALWRYFDGRPQLRAMEQASGYRRGRLSAQVVQTLYGARMNMSASRMDKLRSCHFAYFMQYGLKAKERSAAEFDAPEIGTFLHDVLEHVTREAAGKGGFGKVSNQHLRAMISRCIDEYAAREYANFQDRSARFRYLFRRLKRTVISVVENVAEELRQSDFVPLAFELDFSSHGDLPVIAISEADTELCLSGKVDRVDGWLHDGRLYLRVVDYKTGKKSFDLSEIRHGIGIQMLLYLFTLQKEGATYFGRPIEPAGVLYLPARDVLLNRDRDISKEKLAEDIRRELRRQGMILNAPEVLTAMEHDALTSPHYLPIAVGRDGGVKEAIPGALASAEEIGKLGTYVEKLLHQIARELRDGMIDADPCCHSEEDAYCQFCEYASACHFEDGRGSDHLTYLRPVDPTEFWRQVGGGDTNG
- the addA gene encoding helicase-exonuclease AddAB subunit AddA; translation: MADIRLTADQAAAVENRGGALLVSAAAGSGKTKVLVERLFRYVTDEHCNVDDFLIITYTRAAAAELRGKIAEELNRRLAEYPEQTHLQRQMLRVYQADIKTVDAFCTALLRENVHLLAEEGQKRCLTPDFRVLDENEAALIRQRVLSQVLEQFYSGLDEAGELLADTLGAGRDDHSLEELVATLYAKLQSHAYPEAWLQEQESFWKNPGEDIGATPYAGELLSGVAGKAAYWQQMLTDMAERMGEAPAVEKGYGPGFSVTAAALGNLARAAERSWAEAAAAPLEFPRLGSVKAAEGGALKDQAKILWDTCKKEMTKAVKVLRISDREAMEDLRAVSPAMSALLRLTSAFSKAYQQEKLRINATDFSDQEHLALKLLVKPEGGPTELGEQVAARYREIMVDEYQDTNEVQNCIFAAVSKSGKNLFTVGDVKQSIYRFRLADPTIFLRNYQSYLPADQAEEGQERKILLSRNFRSRGEVLDGSNFIFENIMSPRMGEMAYGAEESLYFGAEYYLPRTDCAVEFHLVDVAMNRGAERPFKRVTAEARVIARRIHRLLEERFPVQDGEALRPCRMEDIVVLMRSPAGRAFELGRALEELGIPCSADTTGDFFATMEVAVIYNLLQIVDNPRQDVPLISVLRSPLVGFTPDRLAQVRAGTPQGDFYDALRADGGEDCAAFLRELDQLRRAAQDMSIHRLLWHIYNQYNALGIFGAMEGGEERKENLIVLFEHARRFESSGYRGVFAFVTQLRRLLEAGKEPETHGKTGSGGIQLMSIHKSKGLEFPIVLLADLSRPFSRMDYQTPVLVHPRLGLGPVRVDLERRIKYPTIARQALESVLRRESKSEEMRILYVAMTRAREKLILVYSRYGAEKHVSSLAPLCSCPARPEAVESCECMGDWLLLPLLCRPEAQALRCGAEIPLFAGGGAPWEVFLERGEEYREGSEPAPPISREERREPDFDPALLEFEYPYLREVTLPAKLTATQLKGREADSEISEHAAIPPRIRPLTRPKFMAGEMTAAQRGTATHLVLQYLNFQDRDVAGQVERLVRRRLLTGEQAAEMDAEDLKRFLDTPLAQRIRSSPRVLREYRFTLLVDARRYEPKARSDDRILLQGVVDCCFEEQGKLYVVDFKTDHVFGERLAERSEQYRPQLEAYSEALERVLEQPVGGKLLYFLPAGREVEL